In Methanothermus fervidus DSM 2088, a single genomic region encodes these proteins:
- a CDS encoding DNA ligase I, ATP-dependent Dnl1 (COGs: COG1793 ATP-dependent DNA ligase~InterPro IPR012310: IPR016059: IPR000977: IPR012308: IPR 012309: IPR012340~KEGG: mth:MTH1580 DNA ligase~PFAM: ATP dependent DNA ligase; DNA ligase domain protein; ATP dependent DNA ligase domain protein~SPTR: Q50566 DNA ligase~TIGRFAM: DNA ligase I, ATP-dependent Dnl1~PFAM: ATP dependent DNA ligase domain; DNA ligase N terminus; ATP dependent DNA ligase C terminal region~TIGRFAM: DNA ligase I, ATP-dependent (dnl1)), with product MKYIKLVELYEKLESTTKKLKKIDLLSKFLSEVDKELLPAVVLMTLGTVFPGWSEKELGVGFKLLVKAMSIVSGISANKIEEKIAEEGDVGLAAEKLFKKRRQVTFITQPLTVEKVYTNLKKVADITGEGAQTRKINLITDILSLAKPKEAKYLTRMILEELRVGVGEGIMRDAIAKAFKVDPKIVERAHMLTNDLGLVAKVACEKGVEGLKQLSLKPGRPVKPMLAQTAPSIKKAIEEMGKAFCETKYDGIRVQIHRKNSEIVVFTRRLENITNAVPDIVDAVEKALPKKDFIVEGEIIGVKNGRPIPFQYLLHRIRRKYEIEKAIKEIPFTLFLFDVLYFENPLIDEKFENRRKILESITKTKEGKVELSRKVEVTCENIDDAEKLFKESIEAGHEGIMIKDPNAPYIPGIRGKKMLKYKAEPETLDLVVIGGDYGEGKRAHLVGSYLVAARDEDTGELKPVAHVATGLDDDTLKNLTERMERIMVNKKGKKIEVEPKIILEVAFSEIVKSPEYESGYSLRFPVVKRIRDDLSLEDVDTVQRIESMYKKKFG from the coding sequence TTGAAATATATAAAACTTGTGGAATTGTATGAAAAATTAGAATCAACAACAAAAAAGTTAAAAAAAATAGATTTGCTTTCTAAATTTTTATCAGAAGTAGATAAAGAGTTGCTTCCAGCTGTAGTTTTAATGACATTAGGCACTGTTTTTCCTGGATGGAGTGAAAAAGAATTAGGTGTAGGATTTAAATTACTTGTAAAGGCGATGTCAATTGTTTCTGGAATATCTGCTAACAAAATAGAAGAAAAAATTGCTGAAGAAGGCGATGTAGGGCTAGCAGCAGAAAAATTGTTCAAAAAAAGAAGACAAGTCACCTTTATTACACAACCACTTACAGTTGAGAAAGTCTATACAAATTTAAAAAAAGTTGCAGACATAACAGGAGAAGGTGCACAAACACGTAAAATAAATCTTATAACAGATATTCTTTCTTTGGCAAAACCAAAGGAGGCCAAATATTTAACAAGAATGATATTAGAAGAGTTGAGGGTAGGTGTAGGCGAAGGAATAATGAGGGATGCAATTGCTAAAGCATTTAAAGTAGATCCAAAGATTGTAGAACGAGCTCATATGTTAACAAATGATTTAGGTTTAGTTGCAAAAGTTGCATGTGAAAAAGGAGTCGAAGGCTTAAAACAACTTTCATTGAAGCCCGGCAGGCCTGTTAAACCTATGTTAGCACAAACAGCGCCAAGCATTAAAAAAGCCATAGAAGAAATGGGGAAAGCCTTTTGTGAAACTAAATATGATGGAATAAGAGTCCAAATCCATAGAAAAAATTCAGAAATAGTTGTTTTTACACGTAGACTTGAAAATATAACTAATGCAGTTCCAGATATAGTTGATGCTGTGGAAAAAGCATTGCCAAAAAAGGATTTCATCGTTGAAGGAGAAATAATAGGAGTTAAAAATGGTAGGCCAATTCCTTTCCAGTATTTATTACACAGAATTAGACGTAAATATGAAATTGAAAAGGCTATAAAAGAAATTCCTTTTACATTGTTCCTTTTCGATGTTTTATATTTTGAAAATCCATTAATAGATGAAAAATTCGAAAATAGAAGAAAAATATTAGAATCTATAACAAAAACTAAGGAAGGAAAGGTTGAACTTAGTCGAAAAGTAGAAGTAACTTGTGAAAATATAGATGATGCAGAAAAATTGTTTAAGGAATCAATAGAAGCTGGTCATGAAGGAATAATGATAAAAGATCCGAATGCTCCATATATTCCAGGAATACGTGGAAAAAAAATGTTAAAATATAAAGCAGAGCCAGAAACTCTTGATTTAGTAGTAATTGGTGGAGATTATGGTGAAGGTAAAAGAGCACACCTAGTGGGTTCATATCTTGTTGCAGCTAGAGATGAAGATACAGGGGAGCTAAAACCTGTTGCACATGTTGCAACTGGTTTAGATGATGATACACTTAAGAATTTAACTGAAAGAATGGAACGCATAATGGTAAATAAAAAAGGTAAAAAGATAGAAGTTGAACCCAAAATAATATTAGAAGTAGCATTTAGCGAGATTGTTAAAAGTCCAGAATATGAAAGTGGTTATTCCCTGCGATTCCCTGTCGTTAAAAGAATAAGAGATGATTTAAGTTTAGAGGATGTTGACACTGTCCAAAGAATAGAATCAATGTACAAGAAAAAATTTGGGTGA
- a CDS encoding ketoisovalerate ferredoxin oxidoreductase, delta subunit (InterPro IPR017896: IPR017900: IPR001450~KEGG: mba:Mbar_A2173 ketoisovalerate ferredoxin oxidoreductase, delta subunit~PFAM: 4Fe-4S ferredoxin iron-sulfur binding domain protein~SPTR: A8TFE2 4Fe-4S ferredoxin iron-sulfur binding domain protein), whose product MNSMKAKPVINIEECKGCGRCIEDCPKNALVMSSKINSRGYNYVEYIGKKCNGCGNCYYTCPEPLAIEVHILKEGDP is encoded by the coding sequence GTGAATAGTATGAAGGCAAAGCCAGTGATAAACATAGAAGAATGTAAAGGCTGTGGTAGGTGCATAGAAGATTGTCCAAAAAACGCTCTTGTAATGAGCAGTAAAATAAACAGTAGAGGCTACAATTATGTTGAATATATAGGTAAGAAATGTAATGGTTGTGGGAACTGTTACTATACATGTCCAGAACCATTGGCAATAGAAGTTCATATTTTAAAAGAAGGGGATCCATAA
- a CDS encoding glutamyl-tRNA(Gln) amidotransferase subunit D (COGs: COG0252 L-asparaginase/ Glu-tRNAGln amidotransferase subunit D~InterPro IPR020827: IPR006034: IPR011878: IPR006033~KEGG: mth:MTH706 glutamyl-tRNA(Gln) amidotransferase subunit D~PFAM: Asparaginase/glutaminase~SPTR: O26802 Glutamyl-tRNA(Gln) amidotransferase subunit D~TIGRFAM: glutamyl-tRNA(Gln) amidotransferase, subunit D; L-asparaginase, type I~PFAM: Asparaginase~TIGRFAM: glutamyl-tRNA(Gln) amidotransferase, subunit D; L-asparaginases, type I) gives MSSKVSAKKILEEVGAEAGDVIKIVKPNITYKGILLDRPETFDKNYITLKLDNGYNIGIDISDAKIELIEKSTKSEIKFEGLDIKEDPNLPFISIISTGGTISSIIDYRTGAVHPRFTANDLLNAYPELLDEANIKCKEILNILSENMDPKYWEKIARAIYKEIKNGVDGIVVTHGTDTMHYTAAALAFMIRTPIPIILTGAQRSSDRPSTDARLNLISSVVAAKSDIAEVAVCMHATPHDRECYLHRGVKVRKMHTSRRDAFLSINDLPLAKIKDNKVEIINNNYIKRDTMEPKLNNKLEPKVALIKTYPGMNAEIIDFYVENNYQGIVIEGTGLGHCAESLIPSIKRAKDAGIPVVMTSQCINGRINMNVYSTGRKLLKAGVIPAQDMLPEVALVKLMWVLGQTKDFEEVSKMMTKNLVGEINNKSSLIYFPGGYHGLEKDRS, from the coding sequence ATGTCATCAAAAGTTTCAGCCAAAAAAATTCTTGAAGAAGTAGGAGCCGAAGCTGGCGATGTAATTAAAATTGTAAAACCAAACATAACATATAAAGGTATCTTATTAGATAGACCTGAAACTTTTGATAAGAATTATATAACTTTAAAACTTGATAATGGTTACAATATTGGCATAGATATTTCAGATGCAAAAATAGAACTTATAGAAAAATCAACAAAATCAGAAATAAAGTTTGAAGGTTTAGATATCAAAGAAGATCCTAATCTACCTTTTATTTCAATCATTTCTACAGGAGGAACAATATCTTCAATTATTGATTATAGGACAGGGGCTGTTCATCCAAGATTTACAGCAAATGATTTATTGAATGCTTATCCCGAACTTTTAGATGAAGCTAACATAAAATGTAAAGAAATTTTAAATATTTTAAGCGAAAATATGGATCCAAAATATTGGGAGAAAATTGCTAGAGCCATATACAAAGAAATTAAAAATGGTGTCGATGGTATAGTTGTGACACATGGAACAGACACCATGCATTACACAGCTGCTGCATTGGCTTTCATGATAAGGACTCCTATTCCAATCATACTAACAGGTGCACAACGTAGTTCTGACAGGCCTTCCACAGATGCTCGTTTAAATTTAATTAGTTCAGTTGTCGCTGCTAAATCTGATATTGCAGAAGTTGCTGTGTGTATGCATGCCACACCTCATGATAGAGAATGTTATTTACATCGAGGAGTAAAAGTAAGAAAAATGCATACTTCACGTAGAGATGCATTCTTAAGTATTAATGATTTACCACTGGCAAAAATAAAGGATAACAAAGTAGAGATCATCAACAATAATTATATAAAAAGAGATACAATGGAACCCAAATTAAATAACAAATTAGAACCAAAAGTAGCATTAATAAAAACATATCCTGGCATGAATGCAGAAATAATAGATTTTTATGTAGAAAACAATTATCAAGGCATAGTTATTGAAGGTACAGGACTTGGGCACTGTGCAGAATCTCTAATTCCAAGCATAAAAAGAGCTAAAGATGCAGGAATTCCTGTTGTCATGACTTCTCAATGCATAAATGGACGTATAAATATGAATGTTTATAGTACTGGAAGAAAATTACTTAAAGCTGGTGTTATACCTGCCCAAGATATGCTACCAGAAGTTGCTTTAGTAAAACTGATGTGGGTACTTGGACAAACAAAAGATTTTGAAGAAGTTTCAAAAATGATGACTAAAAATTTAGTGGGTGAGATCAACAATAAATCATCGCTTATTTATTTCCCAGGTGGATATCATGGACTGGAAAAAGATAGGTCTTAA
- a CDS encoding glutamyl-tRNA(Gln) amidotransferase subunit E (COGs: COG2511 Glu-tRNAGln amidotransferase subunit E (contains GAD domain)~InterPro IPR017958: IPR004414: IPR003789: IPR006075: IPR 004115: IPR006107: IPR018027~KEGG: mth:MTH707 glutamyl-tRNA(Gln) amidotransferase subunit E~PFAM: GatB region; GAD domain protein; GatB central domain protein; Asn/Gln amidotransferase~SPTR: O26803 Glutamyl-tRNA(Gln) amidotransferase subunit E~TIGRFAM: aspartyl-tRNA(Asn) amidotransferase, B subunit~PFAM: GAD domain; GatB/GatE catalytic domain; GatB domain~TIGRFAM: glutamyl-tRNA(Gln) amidotransferase, subunit E) → MDWKKIGLKVGLEIHQQLDTKHKLFCPCKCELIDKDPEFKIFRKLRPTLSELGKFDRAALEEARRKLKFIYQAYTNETCLVEADEEPPHSINKEALEISLTIALLLNMNIVDEFHVMRKQVIDGSNTTGFQRTGLLATNGYVKTPNGKVGIQTLCLEEDAARKVKKTKDGVIFRLDRLGIPLVEIATEPTMNDPEQVKEVAYKIGQILRSTKVKRGIGTIRQDLNISIKDGARVEIKGVQDLDLIPTIVKREVQRQLSLLEIKNELQNRNAQVPNKIYDVKEIFKNTSSKIIANSPHVMAIKLCGFGGLLGKEVQPGRRFGTELSDYAKKRGVGGIIHTDELPAYGISKEETENLKDYLNVSDEDAVVMVVGEKEKCIEALKEVQKRAKLAIKGVPEETRRALSDGNTEYLRPLPTASRMYVETDIPPVPITKEYIEKIKSNLPELPEEKMRRVMSEYNISEDLASQLLKKDRIDIFEKIMEKVNLEGKIVGATLAYSLDEIRREGHDIDKLTFNDLLDVFKLLENKEISKDAINEILAYMTDKNCSAEEAAEKLDLKLLSEDEIKSIIDEIISENIELIKERGTNAIGPIMGMSMKKLRGKADGKVVNKIVTKKIQKLVS, encoded by the coding sequence ATGGACTGGAAAAAGATAGGTCTTAAGGTTGGACTGGAAATACATCAACAACTTGATACCAAACATAAACTTTTTTGTCCTTGCAAATGTGAGCTAATCGATAAAGATCCTGAGTTTAAAATATTTAGAAAACTTAGACCTACGTTAAGTGAGTTAGGTAAATTTGATAGAGCAGCGCTCGAAGAAGCACGGAGAAAATTAAAATTCATTTACCAAGCCTATACTAATGAAACATGTTTAGTTGAGGCAGATGAAGAACCACCACATAGTATCAATAAAGAAGCTTTGGAAATTTCATTAACAATAGCTTTACTTCTTAACATGAACATAGTAGATGAATTTCATGTGATGAGAAAACAAGTGATAGATGGTAGTAATACTACAGGATTTCAAAGAACAGGATTGCTTGCAACTAATGGATATGTAAAGACTCCAAATGGGAAGGTTGGTATACAGACTTTATGTTTAGAAGAGGATGCTGCAAGAAAAGTAAAAAAAACAAAAGATGGTGTAATATTTAGGTTAGATAGGTTAGGAATTCCTTTGGTAGAGATAGCAACTGAACCAACAATGAATGATCCGGAACAAGTAAAAGAAGTTGCATATAAAATTGGCCAGATATTAAGAAGTACGAAAGTAAAGAGAGGTATAGGTACTATAAGGCAAGACCTTAACATCTCAATTAAAGATGGAGCTCGTGTTGAAATTAAAGGTGTTCAAGATTTAGATTTAATTCCTACAATAGTTAAAAGAGAGGTTCAAAGACAATTATCCCTCTTAGAAATAAAAAATGAATTACAAAATAGAAATGCTCAAGTTCCAAATAAAATATACGATGTTAAGGAAATATTTAAAAATACATCTTCTAAGATAATTGCTAATTCTCCACATGTCATGGCTATAAAATTATGTGGATTTGGAGGCTTACTTGGAAAAGAAGTGCAGCCAGGTAGAAGATTTGGAACTGAACTTTCTGATTATGCAAAAAAAAGAGGCGTTGGCGGCATAATTCATACTGACGAACTTCCTGCTTATGGAATTAGTAAAGAAGAAACTGAAAATCTTAAAGATTATTTAAATGTTAGTGATGAAGATGCAGTTGTAATGGTAGTTGGTGAAAAGGAGAAATGTATTGAAGCTTTAAAAGAAGTTCAAAAGCGTGCTAAGCTTGCAATAAAAGGAGTACCTGAAGAAACTCGTAGAGCATTAAGTGATGGTAATACTGAATATTTAAGACCATTGCCAACAGCAAGCAGAATGTATGTAGAAACTGATATTCCTCCAGTCCCTATAACCAAAGAATATATAGAAAAAATAAAATCTAATCTTCCAGAACTTCCAGAAGAGAAAATGAGGAGAGTTATGAGTGAATATAACATAAGTGAAGATTTAGCATCTCAATTACTTAAAAAAGATCGGATTGACATTTTTGAAAAAATTATGGAAAAAGTGAATTTAGAAGGTAAGATTGTTGGTGCCACTTTGGCATATTCATTAGATGAAATTAGAAGAGAAGGTCATGACATTGATAAATTAACTTTCAACGATTTATTAGATGTATTTAAATTATTAGAAAATAAAGAAATATCAAAAGATGCTATCAATGAAATATTGGCATACATGACAGATAAAAATTGTTCTGCAGAAGAAGCAGCAGAAAAATTAGACCTAAAACTACTTAGCGAGGATGAAATCAAATCGATCATTGATGAAATAATATCAGAAAATATTGAGTTAATTAAGGAAAGAGGAACGAATGCTATTGGACCAATAATGGGAATGTCCATGAAAAAACTTAGAGGTAAAGCTGATGGAAAAGTAGTAAATAAAATTGTTACTAAAAAAATTCAAAAGTTGGTATCATGA
- a CDS encoding thioredoxin reductase (COGs: COG0492 Thioredoxin reductase~InterPro IPR008255: IPR000103: IPR013027: IPR005982~KEGG: mth:MTH708 thioredoxin reductase~PFAM: FAD-dependent pyridine nucleotide-disulphide oxidoreductase~SPTR: O26804 Thioredoxin reductase~TIGRFAM: thioredoxin reductase~PFAM: Pyridine nucleotide-disulphide oxidoreductase~TIGRFAM: thioredoxin-disulfide reductase) codes for MRYDIIVVGAGPAGLTAGLYGGRQGDNVLILEKGRVGGKGLEIPYIENYPGYKKVKGMVLIEKMKEQVSPLVDIKELEEVKSIKHENSKFIVTTTKNKYLSKAVILATGTTHRELNVPGEKEFKGRGVSYCAICDGPLYINKNILVVGGGNSAVQEAIYLKSIGCKVKLVHRRNKLRAEKYLQKKLKDLNIPVIWDSVVEKIRGNNSVEEVVLYNKKTKEKKIVEVDGVFIAIGEIPLNKLARDLGVKLDKRGYVMTDEFQRTNVQHVYAAGDITHTPNQWIVACSEGAIAALTAHNDLLRGQK; via the coding sequence ATGAGATATGATATTATTGTAGTTGGGGCTGGACCTGCAGGTTTAACTGCAGGTTTATATGGAGGAAGACAGGGTGATAATGTCCTAATTTTAGAGAAAGGTCGTGTTGGTGGAAAAGGTTTGGAAATTCCATATATTGAAAATTATCCTGGTTATAAAAAAGTTAAAGGAATGGTTTTAATAGAAAAAATGAAAGAACAAGTTTCTCCACTTGTTGATATAAAAGAACTTGAAGAGGTTAAAAGTATTAAACATGAAAATTCAAAATTTATTGTTACTACCACAAAAAACAAATATTTAAGTAAGGCTGTTATTTTAGCAACTGGAACTACACACAGAGAATTAAATGTTCCAGGAGAAAAAGAATTTAAAGGAAGAGGTGTCAGTTATTGTGCTATATGTGATGGACCTCTATATATAAATAAAAATATTTTAGTGGTTGGTGGTGGGAATAGTGCTGTACAAGAGGCTATATATCTCAAAAGCATAGGATGTAAAGTTAAATTAGTACATAGAAGAAATAAATTAAGAGCTGAAAAATATTTACAAAAGAAACTTAAAGATTTAAATATTCCTGTAATTTGGGATTCAGTTGTAGAAAAAATAAGAGGCAACAATTCAGTTGAAGAGGTAGTTTTATACAATAAAAAAACAAAAGAAAAGAAAATTGTTGAAGTTGACGGTGTTTTTATAGCAATAGGTGAAATACCTCTCAATAAGTTAGCTAGGGATCTTGGAGTCAAGCTTGATAAAAGAGGATATGTAATGACTGATGAGTTTCAAAGGACAAATGTTCAACATGTATATGCTGCAGGAGACATTACACATACTCCAAATCAATGGATTGTAGCATGTTCTGAAGGTGCAATAGCAGCATTAACAGCACATAACGATCTTTTACGGGGACAAAAATGA
- a CDS encoding GMP synthase, small subunit (COGs: COG0518 GMP synthase - Glutamine amidotransferase domain~InterPro IPR017926: IPR006220: IPR011702: IPR004739: IPR 000991~KEGG: mth:MTH709 GMP synthase subunit A~PFAM: glutamine amidotransferase class-I~SPTR: O26805 GMP synthase [glutamine-hydrolyzing] subunit A~TIGRFAM: GMP synthase, small subunit~PFAM: Glutamine amidotransferase class-I~TIGRFAM: GMP synthase (glutamine-hydrolyzing), N-terminal domain or A subunit), giving the protein MIVIIDNYGQYNHRIYRTLRYLGIKCKLIENNTSVKEIEKMDPLGLIIGGGPSIERSGNCKEYIKKLDIPILGICLGHQLIALVFGGKLRSAEFEEYAMVEIDIIDENDIFIGLGPKMRVWASHKDEVIKLPSNFELLASSKMCKIEAMKHCKKPIYGVQFHPEVHHTENGEKIFANFYEVCKR; this is encoded by the coding sequence ATGATTGTAATTATTGATAATTATGGTCAATACAACCACAGGATATATAGAACATTAAGATATTTAGGAATAAAGTGTAAATTGATTGAGAATAATACATCAGTTAAAGAGATCGAAAAAATGGATCCTTTGGGACTTATCATTGGTGGTGGACCATCTATTGAAAGATCAGGCAATTGTAAAGAATATATAAAGAAACTTGACATACCTATCTTAGGAATATGTTTAGGACACCAACTCATAGCATTAGTATTTGGTGGAAAATTACGTAGTGCAGAATTTGAAGAATATGCAATGGTAGAAATAGATATAATAGATGAAAATGATATATTTATTGGTTTAGGCCCAAAAATGAGAGTATGGGCATCACATAAAGATGAAGTAATAAAATTACCATCTAATTTTGAGTTGTTAGCAAGTTCTAAAATGTGTAAAATAGAAGCCATGAAACATTGCAAGAAACCTATTTATGGTGTACAATTCCATCCAGAAGTTCATCACACTGAAAACGGTGAAAAAATATTTGCAAATTTCTATGAAGTTTGTAAAAGGTGA
- a CDS encoding GMP synthase (glutamine-hydrolyzing) (COGs: COG0519 GMP synthase PP-ATPase domain/subunit~InterPro IPR001674: IPR003694: IPR014729~KEGG: mth:MTH710 GMP synthase subunit B~PFAM: GMP synthase domain protein; NAD synthase~PRIAM: GMP synthase (glutamine-hydrolyzing)~SPTR: O26806 GMP synthase [glutamine-hydrolyzing] subunit B~TIGRFAM: GMP synthase, large subunit~PFAM: GMP synthase C terminal domain; NAD synthase~TIGRFAM: GMP synthase (glutamine-hydrolyzing), C-terminal domain or B subunit) — MFKPQEFIEEAVENIKKTVGKSKAIIALSGGVDSSVTAFLAKKALGDRLIAVFVNHGLLREGEAKEIRKFFKDKLNFRYVDASKRFLDALKGVKDPEKKRKIISKVFIEIFEEVAREEDAKYLLQGTIAPDWIESRGKIKSHHNVVLPSGLVLKVVEPLRDLYKDEVRILAKELGLPEKIIKRQPYPGPGLAVRILGEITPQKIEICRKANKIVEEEVIKRNLHEKLWQYFAVLTDTKVTGVKGDKRDYGYLVVIRIVESLDAMTAKVPKLPWDFLKKVSQRITSEIPEVTHVALSISDKPPSTIELA, encoded by the coding sequence ATGTTTAAACCTCAAGAATTCATAGAAGAAGCTGTAGAAAATATCAAAAAAACTGTTGGGAAATCAAAAGCAATAATAGCACTTTCAGGAGGAGTAGATAGTTCTGTAACAGCTTTTTTAGCAAAAAAAGCATTAGGGGATAGATTGATTGCAGTATTTGTAAATCATGGATTACTAAGAGAAGGTGAAGCTAAAGAAATTAGAAAATTTTTTAAGGACAAACTGAATTTTAGGTATGTAGATGCTTCAAAAAGATTTTTAGATGCACTTAAAGGTGTTAAAGACCCTGAAAAGAAAAGAAAAATTATAAGTAAAGTATTCATTGAAATATTTGAAGAAGTCGCCAGAGAAGAAGATGCAAAATATTTATTACAAGGTACAATAGCACCTGATTGGATAGAAAGTAGAGGAAAAATAAAATCTCACCATAATGTTGTACTTCCTAGTGGTTTAGTACTAAAAGTTGTTGAACCTCTTCGTGATCTCTATAAAGATGAAGTTAGAATATTGGCAAAAGAATTAGGACTTCCTGAAAAAATAATTAAAAGACAACCATACCCAGGCCCAGGACTTGCTGTTAGAATACTTGGTGAAATCACTCCTCAAAAAATTGAGATATGTAGAAAAGCCAATAAAATTGTTGAAGAAGAGGTAATTAAGAGAAATTTACATGAAAAATTATGGCAATATTTTGCAGTGCTTACAGACACAAAGGTTACTGGTGTTAAAGGTGATAAAAGGGATTATGGCTATCTTGTAGTTATAAGGATTGTAGAATCTTTAGATGCTATGACAGCCAAAGTTCCTAAATTACCATGGGACTTTTTAAAGAAAGTATCTCAGAGAATAACCTCTGAAATACCTGAAGTTACACATGTAGCTTTATCTATAAGTGATAAACCACCAAGTACTATAGAATTAGCATGA
- a CDS encoding conserved hypothetical protein (COGs: COG0399 pyridoxal phosphate-dependent enzyme apparently involved in regulation of cell wall biogenesis~InterPro IPR015424: IPR015421~KEGG: mth:MTH721 hypothetical protein~SPTR: O26817 Conserved protein~PFAM: DegT/DnrJ/EryC1/StrS aminotransferase family) has translation MIKLKFRRPSPAARKAMCDVASNSKTYLYKYSLISKAEELVKKITGHKYARVVNSGDSAIMAVMNILEEPFLIPDEGGWKGFIEIAKILNKKILKVPTNLGIIDPSFFEEYLDKLNDKPSALFVTSFAGYTAEQPIKKLYKICDKHDILLVEDSSGSIGDPKRKLCNASHSHIIVASTGSPKIVNVGNGGFISTNDKKILKQYLIRMIRADPITCAGIIEELKRAPDVFDKVVNAVAYLKKNIDNVFHKNKRGVNIILPSDNPKKDRFKIKKHINIEKNIIVTCPRYERINKKAISIEIKNIEPKCLSKENLDKILDLLSKLQLSKE, from the coding sequence ATGATAAAATTAAAGTTTAGAAGACCATCGCCTGCAGCAAGGAAAGCTATGTGTGATGTAGCATCTAACTCTAAAACTTATTTGTATAAATATAGCTTAATATCCAAAGCTGAAGAATTAGTAAAAAAAATAACAGGTCATAAATATGCTAGGGTTGTTAATTCTGGAGATTCTGCAATAATGGCTGTGATGAATATATTGGAAGAGCCGTTTTTAATACCTGATGAAGGTGGATGGAAAGGATTTATAGAAATAGCAAAAATATTGAATAAAAAAATTTTGAAAGTCCCTACAAATTTAGGAATAATTGATCCTTCCTTTTTTGAGGAATATCTAGATAAATTAAATGATAAACCTTCTGCGCTTTTTGTCACAAGTTTTGCAGGTTATACAGCTGAACAGCCAATAAAAAAATTATATAAAATTTGTGATAAACATGATATTCTTTTAGTTGAAGATTCTTCTGGAAGTATTGGAGATCCAAAAAGAAAATTATGTAATGCATCACACAGCCATATCATTGTTGCATCTACAGGCTCCCCAAAAATTGTTAATGTAGGAAATGGAGGATTTATATCAACAAACGACAAAAAAATATTAAAGCAATATTTAATAAGAATGATTAGGGCAGATCCTATTACTTGTGCAGGGATAATCGAAGAGTTGAAAAGAGCCCCTGATGTTTTTGACAAAGTTGTAAATGCAGTGGCTTACCTTAAGAAAAATATAGATAATGTATTTCATAAAAATAAAAGAGGAGTAAATATAATTTTACCATCAGATAATCCAAAAAAAGATAGATTTAAAATTAAAAAACATATAAACATCGAAAAAAATATAATCGTGACTTGCCCAAGATATGAAAGAATTAACAAGAAAGCCATATCTATTGAAATAAAAAATATAGAACCAAAATGTCTTTCTAAAGAAAACTTAGATAAGATTTTAGATTTACTTTCTAAACTTCAATTGTCAAAAGAGTAG